In the genome of Achromobacter sp. MFA1 R4, the window GTTGTCGGCGTTCTGGCGATAGATGCGCTCGAAGCTTTCCGCGATGACCAGCCGCACGCCGGCCGACTTCTCGGCCATCGGGCTGTGCTCGCGCGAGGACCCCTTGCCGTAGCGCTTGCCCGCGACGACCACGTTGACGCCCGCCTGCCGGACCGCGTCGATGCCGATGGGCAGCGCGCCGTCCGCGCGAAAGCCGGTGTAGGGATAGCGGCCCAGCTTCTCGTCGAAATGCGTCAGGATCGGCACCGGCGTGATCTCGTCGGTGGAGATGTCGTCGCGCAGCGGCGCGGCCGCTTCCTGCGACAGCGCCGCGCCGCCGAGCTGCGCGGTCACGCGGGCGGGGTCTTGCGACAGAAAGAGCAGGCGGGCCGGGGCGTCGAGGATGGTGGCGGCAGTCATGGCGATACGGTCATTCGATGGTGACGCCAGCCGCCTTGACCAGCGCCTGGCTCTTGGTGAGTTCCGCAGCGAGCGTCTGGGCGGCCTCGCTGGCGCTGGTGCCCTGCGGCACGAAGCCCTGCGGCGACAGCGCCTTGAGCACCGGGGCCGACTGCATGGTCTGGCGGGTCGCGGCCTGCAGCTTTTGCACGATGTCGGCGGGCAGCCCGGCCGGCCCGATCAGCGCGATCCAGGCGTCGTACGAATAGCCCTTCACGCCGGCCTCGTCCAGCGTCGGCACGTCCGGCAGGACCGCCAGGCGCCCGGGCGTGCTGACGGCCAGCGCCCGCAGCTTGCCGGCCTGCACCTGCGCCAGCACCGAGGGGGTCGCCAGGAAGGCGACCTGGATCTGTCCCGACATCACATCGGTGATCAGGGCATTGCCGCCCTTGTACGGGATATGCATCATGTCCACGCCCGCCTTGGACTTGAGCAGCTCGCCCGCCAGATGCAGGACGCTGCCCGTGCCCGAGGAGCCGTAGTTGATCTTGCCGGGTTGCTCGCGGGCGGCCTTCAGCAGGTCGCCCATCGTCTTGTACG includes:
- a CDS encoding tripartite tricarboxylate transporter substrate binding protein is translated as MTPTRFLAGCALALGALCAASTAAAAGYPDRPIRLIVPTSPGSTADVVARVVAENLGKALAQPLIVENLAGAAGIPGTRQLVSAKPDGYTLGIVSSNHAINPSLYKSLPYDTVRDITTISVIGTTPLVVVVGENSPYKTMGDLLKAAREQPGKINYGSSGTGSVLHLAGELLKSKAGVDMMHIPYKGGNALITDVMSGQIQVAFLATPSVLAQVQAGKLRALAVSTPGRLAVLPDVPTLDEAGVKGYSYDAWIALIGPAGLPADIVQKLQAATRQTMQSAPVLKALSPQGFVPQGTSASEAAQTLAAELTKSQALVKAAGVTIE